GCTGGACGGCGTTCCTCTACGGCTCCTCCGACGCGGCCAACTCGATCACCGTCGACAAGACCCCGGCGTCGCTGTGGCTGATGGCCCTCTCCGTACGCGTCTTCGGGCTCAGCTCGTGGTCGATCCTCGTCCCGCAGGCGCTGCTCGGCGTCGCCACGGTCGGCGTGCTGTACGCGACCGTCCGCCGCTGGTACGGCCCGGCCGCCGGGCTGATTGCCGGTACGGTGCTCGCGCTCACCCCGGTCGCCACGCTGATGTTCCGGTTCAACAATCCGGACGCCCTGCTGGTGCTCCTGCTCACCGTCGCTGCCTACGCCACCGTACGGGCCCTGGAAGCGGCCTCGACCCGGTGGATCGTGCTGGTCGGGGCGCTCGTCGGGTTCGGCTTCCTGACCAAGATGCTCCAGGCGTTCCTGGTGGTGCCGGTCTTCGCCGGGGTCTACCTGGTGCCGCGCCGACCGGGTTCTGGCGACGGATCCGGCAGCTCCTCCTCGCCGGACTGGGCCTGGTGGCCGCCGCTGGCTGGTGGGTGGCGATCGTCGAGCTGGTCCCGGCGAGCGCCCGCCCCTACGTCGGCGGCTCGCAGACCAACAGCATCCTCGAACTGACTCTCGGCTACAACGGGCTCGGCCGGCTCACCGGCGACGAGGTCGGCAGCGTCGGGTCGCGCGGCGGCGGGCCGTTCTCCGGACAGACCGGTCTGCTGCGGATGTTCGACACCGAGGTCGGTGGGCAGATCTCCTGGCTGCTCCCGGCCGCGCTGATCCTGCTCGCCGCCGGGCTGCTGCTGACCGGCCGGGCGACCCGGACCGACCGTACGCGGGCCGGCCTGCTGCTCTGGGGCGGCTGGCTGCTGGTCACCGGCGCGGTTTTCAGCCTCATGGACGGCATCTTCCACGCGTACTACACGGTCGCCCTGGCCCCGGCGGTCGGCGCCCTGGTCGGCATCGGCGCCACCCTGCTCTGGCGGCACCGCGCCGGCAGCGCCGCCGCCATCCCCCTTCCGGCCGGCTCCGCCGAAACCGGCCCGGCCGGCTCTGCTGAGGCCGACTCGGTCCGGTCCGCCGACTCGGTCCGGTCCGCCGGCCCGGTCCAGCTCGGGGCCGACGGCGCGAGCGCGGCCGGTGTCGTCGCGGTGCCGTCCGGGCGGCCCGCGCCCCGCTGGCGCGGCTGGTTCGCCACCGGGGCGCTGGCGGTCACCGTCGCCGTCACCGCCTGGTGGTCGTGGACGCTGCTCGGGCGCAGCCCCGACTGGTACCCCTGGCTGCGGACGGTGGTGCTGGTGGCCGGACTGGCGGCGGCACTGCTGGTGCTGGCCTCCGGCCGGCTCGCCCGCCGGCTGACCCCGCTGGTGTTGGCTGTGGGGGCGGTGACGGCACTGGCCGGTCCGGCGGCGTACGCGGTGCAGACCGCCGGCACGCCGCACACCGGCTCCATCCCCAGCGCCGGGCCGGCGGTCCAGGCCGGCTTCGGTGGCGGCCCGGGCCGGATGCAGCGGCCCGACGACGGCCAGTTCCCCGGCGGGGACGGCGGCCGGCCCGGCCAGGACGGCCAGACCGACGGCCAGACCGGGCCGGGCGGCGGCGGGTTCCCGGGCTTCCCCGGCGGCGGCCAGCTCCCCGGTGCCGGTCAGGCGCCGGGCGGCACGACCGGCGGGCAGGCTCCCGGCGGCATGACCGGCCAGTTGCCCGGCGGCTCGACCGGCGGGGCGGCACCGGGCGGCGGGAACGTGACCCGGGGTGGTGGCATGGGCGGGCTGCTCAACGCCACCGAACCGAGCGCGGAACTGCGCGCCCTGCTCGAGTCCGACAGCGACGACTACACCTGGATCGCCGCCACCGTCGGATCGAACAACGCCTCCGGCTACCAGTTGGCCACCGGCGAACCGGTGATGGCGATCGGCGGCTTCAACGGCAGTGACCCGTCGCCCACGCTCGCCGAGTTCCAGCGGTACGTCGCCGACGGCGAGATCCACTTCTTCCTCGGCGGCGGTGGCTTCCGGGCCAACAGCGGCAGCAACGCCTCGGCCGAGATCGCCGCCTGGGTCGCCGAGAACTTCACGGCGCAGACCGTCGACAGCGTCACCCTCTACGACCTGAGCAGCGGAAAGCAGGGCTGAGCATGACGTACTCCCCGGAAATCGGATCGGTCGTGCCGGCCTGGCGGGACGCGCCGCCGACCCTGCTGGACGTGGTGGTGCCCGTCTACAACGAGGAGGTCGGCCTCGGCCCCTGCGTCCGCTGGCTGCACGCCCACCTGGCCGGAAACTTCCCGTACCCGTTCCGGATCACCATCGCCGACAACGCCAGCACCGACGCCACCCTGGCGGTGGCGCAGGGGATCGCCGCCGAACTGCCCGGCGTCGAGGTGCTGCACCTGGACGCGAAGGGCCGTGGTCGGGCGTTGCGGGCGGCCTGGTCGGCCTCACCCGGTTCCGTGCTGGCGTACATGGACGTGGACCTCAGCACCGACCTGGCCGCGCTGTTGCCGCTGGTCGCCCCGCTCATCTCCGGTCACTCGGACCTGGCCATCGGCACCCGGTTGGCGCGCAGCTCGCGGGTGGTCCGGGGGGCCAAGCGGGAGGTGATCTCCCGGGGCTACAACCTGTTGCTGCGCGGCACCCTGTCCACCCGTTTCTCCGACGCGCAGTGCGGGTTCAAGGCGATCCGGTTGGACGTGGCGGCCCGGCTGCTGCCGCTGGTCGAGGACACCGGCTGGTTCTTCGACACCGAGTTGCTGGTGCTCGCCGAGCGGGCCGGGCTGCGTATCCACGAGGTGCCGGTGGACTGGGTCGACGACCCGGACAGCCGGGTGGACATCGTCGCCACCGCCGTGGCGGACGTACGGGGTATCGGGCGGCTCGGACGGGCCCTGCTCACCGGCGCGCTGCCCCTGACCGAGTTGCGCGGACAGCTCGGCCGGGCCCCGCTGCGCGCGCCGCCGGACCGGGTGCCGGTCGGGCTGCCCCGGCAGGTGGCCCGGTTCGCGGCGGTGGGGGTGGCGAGCACCCTCGCGTACCTGGTGATCTTTTTGGCCGCCCGGAGCGTGCTCGGCGCGCAACCGGCGAACCTGCTGGCCTTGCTAGTCACGGCGGTGGGGAACACGGCGGCGAACCGGCGGCTCACCTTCGGCATCAGCGGTCGCCGGCACGCCGGCCGGCACCACCTGCAGGGCTTGCTCGCCTTCGGGCTCGGGCTGGCGCTGACCAGCGGCGCGCTCGCCGGGCTGCACGCGGTGACCGCCACCCCGCCCCGCCTGGTGGAGTTGGTGGTGCTGGTCGCGGCGAACCTGGCCGCCACGGTGCTGCGCTTCGTGCTGCTGCGCGCCGCAATGCACCACCGCCGCTGACCCCCACCCCACCCTACCCGACCACCGCAGTTGATCAAGAAGTTGGCGTCACCGGAACCGACGCTTGCTGACCCAAACCTCTTGATCAACCGGGCGGTCGGGTGGGCGGGGCCTGGTGGGTGGCAGGGTGGGGGTGTGTATCGGGAACGTCGGGCGCCGATCGCCGGGACGGTGCTGTGGACCAGCACCGTCCCGGCGGACACCGTCGCGACCCGGGTGTTGCCCGACGGGTGCCTGGACCTGCTCTGGTCCAGTCGGTCGGGGCTGCTGGTGGCCGGGCCGGACCGGACGGCGTACCTCTCGGTCAGCGGCCCGGGGGAGCGGTGGGTCGGCCTGCGGTTGCCGCCCGGCACCGGGCCGGCGGTGCTCGGCGTGCCCGCCGACGAACTGCGGGACCGGCGGGTGCCGCTGGCCGACCTGTGGGGCGACCGGGCGACCGCCGAGCTGGCCGAGCGGGCGGACCGGGCCCCGGGGGAGGCCCTGACGGCGGTCGCGCTGACGCGGTTGCGCGCGGCCGGCGGCGTGGACCCGCTGGGCGTCCGGGTCGCCGGCCGGCTGGCGGCCGGGGCCACGGTCGCCACGACCGCCGCCGAGGTGGGCCTCGACCCGCGCGTCCTGCACCGTCGCTGTCTGGCCCTGTTCGGGTACGGCCCGAAG
The nucleotide sequence above comes from Micromonospora pallida. Encoded proteins:
- a CDS encoding glycosyltransferase, with translation MTYSPEIGSVVPAWRDAPPTLLDVVVPVYNEEVGLGPCVRWLHAHLAGNFPYPFRITIADNASTDATLAVAQGIAAELPGVEVLHLDAKGRGRALRAAWSASPGSVLAYMDVDLSTDLAALLPLVAPLISGHSDLAIGTRLARSSRVVRGAKREVISRGYNLLLRGTLSTRFSDAQCGFKAIRLDVAARLLPLVEDTGWFFDTELLVLAERAGLRIHEVPVDWVDDPDSRVDIVATAVADVRGIGRLGRALLTGALPLTELRGQLGRAPLRAPPDRVPVGLPRQVARFAAVGVASTLAYLVIFLAARSVLGAQPANLLALLVTAVGNTAANRRLTFGISGRRHAGRHHLQGLLAFGLGLALTSGALAGLHAVTATPPRLVELVVLVAANLAATVLRFVLLRAAMHHRR
- a CDS encoding helix-turn-helix domain-containing protein, whose protein sequence is MYRERRAPIAGTVLWTSTVPADTVATRVLPDGCLDLLWSSRSGLLVAGPDRTAYLSVSGPGERWVGLRLPPGTGPAVLGVPADELRDRRVPLADLWGDRATAELAERADRAPGEALTAVALTRLRAAGGVDPLGVRVAGRLAAGATVATTAAEVGLDPRVLHRRCLALFGYGPKTLARILRMRRALALARTGTPLAEVAARSGYADQAHLTRDVRALAGVPPTVLLRPAQSGSGA